From the Iodobacter fluviatilis genome, one window contains:
- a CDS encoding MFS transporter — protein MLLTKLNTFKNKLSDLPQMAWGLAGALFVNRLGVMVKLFMALYLREVLGFSIDTIGWLLACSGAGLLLGSYAIGVLSDHMPTGKLAVRLMFASGMLLLSLTLLESPWLLALLLFLSGVCDGGARPLNQRLIMENCSLAERPRAQALNRVAVNLAVAIAGVLGGVLAHWDYRWVFVVSASMSFAAAFWLRWALRRWSALPLAGSAPAGPEQGLVSPYSDWPFMVFLLVGVMLGLAYETVNSMLGNYLLDFYQLGAGALGWQFTINGLLVVAFQIPLTRATEHWGERGQLALGAVLLAIGLGMLPFGVEWGMAYVCLSTAIWTIGEILFMPTMSVLVMQRAEGRKSGHYFGLYGVCWSISMLISPVFGSQIYSHFGGHSVWFACAALAILAVPLMDRAAVKMAPCAA, from the coding sequence ATGCTGCTCACAAAGCTGAATACATTTAAAAATAAGCTGTCTGATTTGCCGCAAATGGCTTGGGGCCTAGCGGGGGCTTTGTTTGTTAATCGCCTTGGTGTGATGGTGAAGCTGTTTATGGCTTTGTATCTGCGCGAGGTGCTGGGGTTTTCGATTGATACCATCGGCTGGTTGCTGGCGTGCAGCGGGGCGGGTTTATTGCTGGGGTCTTACGCCATTGGCGTGCTGAGCGATCATATGCCCACAGGCAAGCTGGCTGTGCGGCTGATGTTCGCCAGTGGCATGCTCTTGCTTAGCCTTACATTACTTGAGTCGCCTTGGCTGTTGGCGCTGTTGTTGTTTTTATCGGGTGTGTGCGATGGGGGCGCGCGGCCTCTTAACCAGCGCCTGATTATGGAAAACTGCAGCTTGGCAGAGCGGCCTCGGGCGCAGGCTTTGAATCGGGTGGCGGTTAATCTGGCGGTGGCTATTGCGGGTGTGTTGGGCGGCGTATTGGCGCACTGGGATTACCGCTGGGTGTTTGTGGTGAGTGCCAGCATGTCTTTTGCGGCGGCTTTTTGGCTACGCTGGGCTTTGCGGCGCTGGAGTGCCCTGCCGCTGGCGGGTAGTGCGCCAGCTGGGCCAGAGCAGGGGCTGGTTTCGCCCTATTCGGATTGGCCCTTTATGGTTTTTTTGTTGGTGGGGGTGATGCTGGGGCTGGCTTACGAAACGGTTAACAGCATGCTGGGCAACTATCTGCTGGATTTTTATCAGCTGGGGGCCGGGGCATTAGGCTGGCAATTTACGATCAATGGCTTGCTGGTGGTCGCTTTTCAGATTCCACTCACCCGCGCCACAGAACATTGGGGCGAGCGCGGCCAGCTTGCGCTTGGCGCTGTTTTGTTGGCGATTGGGCTGGGCATGCTGCCTTTTGGGGTGGAATGGGGCATGGCTTATGTTTGTCTTTCTACCGCGATTTGGACCATCGGTGAGATCTTGTTTATGCCCACCATGAGTGTGCTGGTGATGCAGCGTGCCGAGGGGCGTAAAAGCGGCCATTATTTTGGGCTTTACGGGGTGTGCTGGAGTATCAGTATGCTGATTTCACCGGTATTTGGCAGCCAGATATACAGCCATTTTGGCGGGCATAGTGTTTGGTTTGCCTGCGCTGCGCTGGCCATTTTGGCGGTGCCGCTGATGGATAGGGCTGCCGTTAAAATGGCACCCTGTGCCGCTTAA